The DNA window atattcctagagaatgaaaataaaagttatagaAGATTTACTCCAACTTATTGTACTTATGTGAAACAATCTGACGTGCTCAAACCCAGGACCTTAAAAAGGCTGGGGCTATCAACCTCGTGTCACCCACCGCTTGGACTAGTTGTTGTGAGTTTATAAATGCTTCTGCTTGAAGGGCTTATTAACATATGCAACTTAAGAAACTTGCTTGAATTGTTCAGTTGTTTGGTACTGTTGCAGTTATATTTATGAAAACCATTGCGCTATAAAACAAGTGTTGTATTATCTACCCATGAACAATTTACCATCCAGGTTATTGTAGTTTCATGTgccaaaagataaaaaaaaaaaaatggttccATCTTTTCAATTAGTAAGTAAGCTATTTTGTTGAACATGGCTAATATTTTTATAGGTTAAAGTTGATGATGAGGAGGAGGACAATGATGATATTGAAGAATTTTCAAGCTCGTCAAAGGTTTGATTTCTAGCTAAAAGCAACCATTTTCCAAATGAAAGGTTTCTGAGAAATTGCATTATCGGCATTATTAGAAAGTAGAAAATGGTTATGATTTTCTAACTTGTGAAAATTCTGTCAATGGCAGGAAGGTGAAAGTGATGATGACTATGTTGCTTCAGACTAAGCGTAAAAACTTATCTTTATTCGACACGTTAATCGTGTTGTTACATTTTAAAGGTTCAACCGACTGATCATAAGGATGAAAAATTCAACTGAAAGAGAATTTCTTAATGGAGCCAATTATGTTAAATTTCTGAAAAGAGTTTCTTCATCATACATGATATTGACTTGTTTAAATTTATCTGTGATGTAGTTTAATGatgattaaaaatgattttttagaaTCTTCTTATGTCACTTAATCTTCTTACGACCTGAACAagaatccatttttttttattcagaatgaatttttactatattatagtatttttttagataacatttaaaaaatttataaactatagatgtgtaaaatcaaaatatttttttttttattaagttatatctatataattcaATGTGTTATAGATTGTATCACTCTTAGAAATTTAACGCCCTTTAAAAGAGAGTAGGGGTATAAATGAGCTAAGTTGTTCCATCAAAATCGAGTCGAGCTAGTTTGTTTAAGATTTGAGCCGAATTCGAGGGAGGACTCGTTTGATGGCTCGTTGAGCTTTTTCGAacttaatcatatattttttatttattatattttactttttaatcaaaattgaaACATAGTCCTAAGAATATTTATTGACTTATTGCTTATGAGCTTCTCTAAAgtttaattattcatataatcctattttttatcttacttttcaaattttcaatacaACACATAAGCTTTGCTCTCGTAGCTCACTCCACTTTTCTTTCTTGAGAAGACTCTCGACTTTCATATGCATCTCATTCTACAGTCTACCTTTTAAGATGACTCCCGACTTTCACAACCATTTTGTAAGAAGACTCTCGAGACTGTTTCATTGATACTTCTTCAACAAACTTAAATTTCGTTTCGAAGCTTTAAATTTCGCTCCgataaaaccctaaatcttgtTCAGTTGTTGCTCTGTGTGGTGAACTGGTGATTGATGAATGAtgatttaggttttttttaatataagaaattaatatataattatatttaaattcgagtcTTTCGAACCGAATTCAAGTTTAATATTGAAAGTCCGAGCCAATAAAAAAcgagtcgagccgaactcgagtcAGGCTAGTTCGAGCTCGGCCCGTAAATTGTATCACTTCTGGAAATTTCAACCAATTGTATAATTGATAAAGTTGTAATTCCAACCTAACCTATCATTTGTTACCAAAAGTTATCTGGCCTCTCACATGTAGGGATAAaagtgtaaaataaaataaaattttaattattatccaATGAGAGAAAGGCACAAGATCCAATTTCCTGATATTTTGAATCCGCAAATAACTGAATCTGGATACAATGATTCAGAAGAACTTAATTCTTagaaaattaatgatattatgcAACTATCTTTGTATAGTCACATTAAATTTTAAGGTTTcctaaaataatgaataaaagctaaaaaaaaaatatttatatataactactGTTtgtatcaaaacaaaaaaaaatgaactacTGAAATAAAGATGcaatcaaaattaaacatgaATAAGAAGATAACATTTCAAAATTCTGGATCCCATAGTAGATCTTCAATCTTGTATCTAACCTCAGAAATTGAAGGTCGCATGTCCGGATACTGAGCAGTACAATCCACCGCAAGTTGCAACAACCGAACCattttctcctcctcctcctccacacTGTCGCTTTTCGTAAGTTTGTTATCAAAAACTTCATTAATCCAACGTTCCTTAACAATAGACCGAATCCATCTAGGAAGATCAAAACCATCCTTATTCATAAGCCCATTTGTGGGTGCCTTTCCTGTTACAAGCTCCATAACGAGCACACCAAAACTGTAGACATCCGCTTGTTGGGAGACTCTGTGGGGTTCGATTACTTCTGGTGCACGATATCCTGAAAATCGAGTGAGGTTGGAAGAAGATGACGAAGGCCTAATGAGGTGGTTGAGGCAGAAATCAGATACACGAACTTCGTTTGACTTGGTTAAGAGAATGTTCGACGATTTTATGTTTCCGTGGGAAATTTGAGGGATTTTATTGTGGATGTATTCGATTCCGCGAGCTGAACCGAGGGCGATGTTCAATCTTTTCTCCCAGTTTAGAGGAGTGTTTCCAACTAGAAATAAGTACTAACCATtagtaattattcaaataaattgacATTACAAGATTATAGAGGTGTGTaggttatataattaattgtaaatGACATAATCAAATCATTCCAATTATAAAAAGCATATATCATTATACATTTTCAAACTTATagttttagattaaatttcTAAAACAAATGGAAgaatttacatataaaaaatcaGCTAGCAagataataaaacaattttaaattatactatAGGAGACTATGGTTATTTCAAGGGAAGACATGGACAACTACCACACAAGGCACTAGAGGATCCTTTCTGCACAAAGGACCAAGATTTCAtcctttcttcttttcattggTTACCGCTGAGATCTTGTTTGGAAATTGAAGTTTTTaagaaaaacttatttatttaaaaagtaataatttgtgataattttgagaaagtgataattttaataaaaattaaaaatatattaatatataatgataaaataaaaggtaataatttaaaataaaatatattttaatatttttagttaataaattgagtaatgTAATGAATTAGAGATGAtagattatatttttgaatcgagttatttaaataacttaaaccGAACCAGTCCTAAAGCTTAATCTAGAAATGGTTATGATGATAATTAGGGATGTTAACAGAGGGGAGGATCTACTATCCCATTGAATGAGTCAATAGCTAtggtataatttaaaattagtgtATTTTAAAAACAGGGTTTTATATACATCttttatgtaaattttttatgtttttgaatgatgTCGCATCCTTTCACTCATTAATGGGACAGAAAATCTACTCTGACAAAAAGTGCATTTAACCTCATGTCTtgttttatttagaaaaatttctTTACTATATTGAAAAGTGTGTCAAATCAAATCTCGTAAAAAGAAGGGACATTCTTTTTCACATAATTCGATGCTACAAATGGTAAGCAAAAGtaagaaatatataatcttaatcAGAATCCCACTCATAaaagattatattaaaaatttatataattataaaaaaaaaaatattagtgatcttatatatttaattttgtttagtaGTGTTATGGTTCTGAACTATGTAAgatacaaatatcattttcacTTCTATAACTACCATCAAACCTCAAATCCCGAGAAAAAATCATCCAAAACGGACCAATAggatgataatattttattttaaaccctTTATTAACCCCtattgaaaatgataaaaaaaatcacataaaagatttgaatattcaaagtatAAGATAGAGAGAAAACTTACAATGGAGAAGTGCAGATAGGCTTCCAATGGGCATGAAATCAAAGAGAATAAGTTTCTCTTCCTTAGAGTAATGATAACCTCTAATAGAAACCAGGTTTTGATGATCCATTGCTCCAACCACCTGAATCTTCTTTGTAAACTCAACTTCCGATAATGGAacctctttcaatctcttcacCGCCACCGTATAACCAGTCTCCAACACCACCTTATACGCCGTTCCCAACATTCCTTTCCCTAAAACCTCCGCCGAAGAACTAAGCAAATCCTCCAAATCAAAAACCCAATCCGAATTACCAAAAAACACTATCTTATTCTCCTCTCTTCCTGAAATCTCATTGATTACAGGACTTGTCTtctgattattactctttttgTAGCAACAGAAGAAGAATAGTACTAGAATCAGGAAGATGAATACGAGAATTGATACTATTATAATTGCAACACCTCCTGGTATACCTTTCTTATTGGTGTTGTTCATCGTGTTGTTGAATGTTATGTTAACATGAGAAGGAGATATGGTCTGAGGAGCAGTGGTGGTGGTGTTGATTGAACAAGGTTTGAAAGGTCCATTACAGAGAGAATTTCCGATGAATGAATTTGCCGGCATTGACAGAAGGCTTTTCGGAATTGATCCGGTTAATCTATTGTAGGAAACATTGAATTGTGCTAAATTTGAAAGGATTAGGTCAGGAATTGAACCTGTTAATTCATTGTGATCTAGATACAGAGTCCTTATTCTGAACAGATTATTGAATCCAATTGGAATATTACCTGAAAACTCGTTCCCAGCTAGGTTAACACGAACTAAACGATTAAGAGTAAACAAGAATTCCGGCAATTCTCCTGATAAACGGTTTCCATAAAGATAGAGACTACGAAGCTCGGAACAAGATGATAGATCTGAAGGTAGAGAACCAGAGAGTTTATTGAAACGAAGACTGAGTGTTTTAAGGCCGGTGAGTTTTCCAACAGTTCCGATTGGGATATGACCGGAAAGTGAATAACCTGGAAGGCGGAGAGCTGTTACCGTGTCGTCATTGCATTCAACTCCGGGCCATTGACATGGAGTTTGAAAAGAGGTGTTCCAGAATCGAGTACGACCTCCGACGGCGGAACGGAAGGAGAGGAGTGCGGACCTTTCAGCGGCGAGATTTGACAATGCCGCCGCTGgtagagaaagaaaaagaatgatGATAAGATAGAACATTGATATAATTATACGTTGAAATGTAATCGTCTAAGATAGAGACACCATTGCCATAGTTGCTTGAGATTCAGGTTTTCAgagaacgatgatgatgatcatatagagaagaagaagaa is part of the Impatiens glandulifera chromosome 1, dImpGla2.1, whole genome shotgun sequence genome and encodes:
- the LOC124934056 gene encoding probable inactive receptor kinase RLK902, which produces MNSSTPNLPASLSIFAGSAKCRWECRRLEQNGQLQTYFAIGWRWSYRSNLTITFQRIIISMFYLIIILFLSLPAAALSNLAAERSALLSFRSAVGGRTRFWNTSFQTPCQWPGVECNDDTVTALRLPGYSLSGHIPIGTVGKLTGLKTLSLRFNKLSGSLPSDLSSCSELRSLYLYGNRLSGELPEFLFTLNRLVRVNLAGNEFSGNIPIGFNNLFRIRTLYLDHNELTGSIPDLILSNLAQFNVSYNRLTGSIPKSLLSMPANSFIGNSLCNGPFKPCSINTTTTAPQTISPSHVNITFNNTMNNTNKKGIPGGVAIIIVSILVFIFLILVLFFFCCYKKSNNQKTSPVINEISGREENKIVFFGNSDWVFDLEDLLSSSAEVLGKGMLGTAYKVVLETGYTVAVKRLKEVPLSEVEFTKKIQVVGAMDHQNLVSIRGYHYSKEEKLILFDFMPIGSLSALLHFGNTPLNWEKRLNIALGSARGIEYIHNKIPQISHGNIKSSNILLTKSNEVRVSDFCLNHLIRPSSSSSNLTRFSGYRAPEVIEPHRVSQQADVYSFGVLVMELVTGKAPTNGLMNKDGFDLPRWIRSIVKERWINEVFDNKLTKSDSVEEEEEKMVRLLQLAVDCTAQYPDMRPSISEVRYKIEDLLWDPEF